The following proteins are co-located in the Paenibacillus sp. FSL H8-0079 genome:
- a CDS encoding glycoside hydrolase family 3 C-terminal domain-containing protein has product MTTNQTKYPFQDTAVELDTRVKDLVSRLTEDEKIESMLQYQPAVERLGVPAYKHGTEAAHGLAWLGEATSFPQPVGLACTWDADLMKEIGSVLGDEARVFYKRNPAVNGLTLWAPTVDMERDPRWGRNEEAYGEDPELTAELTTALVKGIQGDHPKYYKAVATLKHFLANNNEVDRGSGSSSIDPRNMREYYLKAFEKPFKEGGAQSMMTAYNSINGTPALLHPFVNEIVKDEWGMDGFVVSDAGDVMGIKNDHKYYDSHTPGTVESVKAGIDSITDDADLSKQALREGLEQGTLTMDDIDKALFNTFRVRFRLGEFDPEEGNPYAAIGEESMMTEKAKELSLRAAREQVVLLKNDKGTLPLDKTKAGKVAVIGQLGGTVYRDWYAGTMPYNVSPLEAIRGKVGNDKVAFKDGNDRITLTSVANGKKIGLADGEKSPVIASGEAETFMVSDWGFGSYTLQAESNGKYLTTDEETVTASADEVYGWFVKEVFHLLPQQDGSVGLTTWNGKTVTAPNGGNDAFAVSEELKSFGATETFKQDVVVNGLEEAVAAAKAAETAIVFVGNNPLVNGKEEIDRPSLDLAESQQRLVEAVYAANPNTVVVIVGSYPFTSNWVQENIPAVLYTSHAGQELGNAVADVLYGDYAPAGRLNMTWVQSADQLTDIKDYDIIQSGRTYQYFEGNVLYPFGHGLTYATFKYSNLELSPAQLGTEGNVTVTVDVTNTGSIASDEVVQLYIRAFKSRVKRPLKTLKGFRRLHIEAGATVKVTFTLPVQELAIWDVTRDRYVVESGTYSIMVAKSSSDVQLVADLTVDGETIPARNLGVATRAENYDAYLGVDLDESKEGGSAVRVIGEQGWITFKDADLGSGAAAIEARVSAEQAGAVLEVRLGSPEGTLAGRVELAQGEAQQWSTVKAELTGASGAQDVYIVLSAGVRISHFEIR; this is encoded by the coding sequence ATGACGACCAACCAAACGAAATATCCGTTTCAAGATACAGCAGTAGAGTTAGACACCCGTGTGAAGGACCTTGTATCCCGCCTGACTGAGGATGAAAAAATTGAATCCATGCTGCAATATCAGCCAGCAGTAGAACGCTTGGGTGTGCCTGCATACAAACACGGAACAGAAGCGGCACACGGTCTGGCCTGGCTTGGCGAAGCAACATCCTTCCCACAACCGGTGGGGTTGGCTTGCACATGGGATGCGGATCTGATGAAGGAGATCGGTTCCGTACTCGGAGACGAGGCACGTGTATTTTATAAACGAAATCCGGCAGTGAACGGTCTTACGCTGTGGGCACCTACAGTGGATATGGAACGTGACCCGCGCTGGGGACGGAATGAAGAGGCGTATGGTGAAGACCCGGAACTGACAGCCGAGCTGACAACAGCATTGGTCAAAGGAATTCAGGGCGACCATCCGAAGTATTACAAAGCGGTCGCTACCTTGAAGCATTTCCTCGCCAATAATAACGAAGTGGATCGCGGAAGTGGTTCGTCCAGCATTGATCCGCGCAACATGCGTGAATATTATCTGAAAGCGTTCGAGAAGCCGTTCAAAGAAGGCGGCGCACAGTCCATGATGACTGCGTACAACTCCATTAATGGTACGCCAGCGTTGCTGCATCCTTTTGTGAACGAGATTGTCAAAGACGAATGGGGCATGGATGGTTTCGTTGTCAGTGATGCAGGCGATGTAATGGGTATTAAGAACGATCATAAATACTATGATTCCCATACACCAGGTACGGTAGAGTCTGTTAAAGCCGGAATTGACAGCATCACCGATGATGCTGATCTCTCCAAACAGGCACTGCGTGAAGGATTGGAACAAGGTACACTCACGATGGATGACATCGACAAGGCGTTGTTCAATACGTTCCGTGTGCGTTTCCGTCTGGGCGAGTTCGATCCGGAAGAAGGCAACCCGTACGCTGCTATCGGTGAAGAGTCCATGATGACGGAGAAAGCAAAAGAACTGTCGCTCAGAGCTGCCAGAGAACAAGTAGTGTTGCTCAAAAACGACAAAGGCACGCTCCCGTTGGACAAAACAAAAGCTGGTAAAGTGGCTGTAATTGGTCAATTAGGCGGAACCGTCTATCGTGACTGGTATGCAGGCACCATGCCGTATAACGTATCCCCGCTTGAGGCGATCCGTGGCAAAGTAGGCAACGACAAAGTGGCGTTCAAGGATGGAAATGATCGCATTACGTTAACTTCTGTAGCCAATGGGAAGAAGATTGGACTGGCAGATGGTGAGAAATCACCTGTTATTGCTTCCGGAGAAGCAGAGACGTTTATGGTGTCCGACTGGGGCTTCGGAAGTTATACCTTGCAGGCGGAAAGCAACGGAAAATATCTGACCACAGATGAAGAGACCGTAACGGCTTCTGCAGATGAAGTGTACGGCTGGTTTGTGAAGGAAGTATTCCACCTGTTGCCACAACAGGACGGAAGTGTAGGTCTGACCACATGGAATGGCAAAACGGTGACTGCACCTAATGGTGGAAACGATGCATTCGCAGTGTCCGAAGAACTGAAGTCTTTCGGTGCTACAGAGACATTCAAGCAGGATGTCGTTGTAAATGGACTTGAGGAAGCGGTAGCAGCGGCCAAGGCTGCGGAAACGGCGATTGTCTTTGTCGGTAATAATCCGCTTGTCAATGGTAAAGAAGAGATTGACCGTCCAAGTCTGGATCTCGCTGAATCCCAGCAACGTTTGGTTGAGGCGGTCTATGCCGCGAACCCGAACACGGTAGTTGTCATCGTGGGTAGTTATCCGTTCACATCCAACTGGGTTCAGGAGAACATCCCGGCGGTATTGTATACTTCACACGCAGGACAGGAACTGGGTAATGCAGTAGCTGACGTATTGTATGGCGACTATGCGCCAGCAGGCCGTTTGAACATGACATGGGTACAATCGGCAGATCAACTGACCGACATCAAAGATTACGATATTATTCAATCCGGTCGTACGTATCAATATTTTGAAGGCAATGTACTGTATCCGTTTGGACATGGTCTGACGTATGCAACGTTTAAATACAGTAATTTGGAACTTAGCCCAGCTCAACTGGGTACAGAGGGCAACGTTACGGTAACTGTGGATGTGACTAATACCGGTTCAATCGCCAGTGACGAGGTTGTACAGTTGTATATTCGTGCATTTAAATCCCGGGTGAAACGTCCACTCAAAACGTTAAAAGGATTCCGTCGTCTTCATATCGAAGCCGGAGCTACAGTGAAAGTTACCTTCACCTTGCCTGTGCAGGAACTGGCGATCTGGGATGTAACTCGTGATCGTTATGTCGTGGAAAGTGGAACTTACTCCATCATGGTTGCCAAGTCATCCTCCGATGTTCAACTGGTTGCAGACCTGACGGTAGATGGAGAGACGATCCCTGCTCGTAATCTGGGCGTAGCTACCCGTGCCGAGAATTATGATGCTTATCTGGGTGTTGACCTGGATGAGAGCAAAGAGGGCGGAAGTGCTGTCCGCGTAATTGGAGAGCAAGGATGGATTACCTTTAAGGATGCTGATCTGGGTAGTGGGGCAGCAGCAATTGAAGCTCGTGTCTCCGCAGAACAAGCAGGTGCTGTGTTGGAAGTGCGACTTGGTTCACCGGAGGGTACGCTCGCAGGACGTGTGGAACTTGCGCAAGGTGAAGCCCAGCAGTGGTCTACCGTTAAGGCAGAACTCACGGGTGCATCAGGTGCACAGGATGTATACATTGTGCTGTCCGCAGGTGTACGTATCAGTCACTTCGAGATTCGTTAA
- a CDS encoding FAD-dependent oxidoreductase, with product MSDNQQPKTGLPPVPESLWRATHEFDAYPKLTEDITADVAIIGAGIAGITTAYLLAQTGMRVVVLEAGKVLDGTTGHTTAKVSAQHGVIFDEIMHHFGQEQARMYYEGNAEAAKWMRNLVKEKQIDCQWAEEDAYVYIQSEENIKKLEIELTAYGKLNIPGEWVDPLPIPVPARAGIRMPGQARFDPLAYLHYLLDSAVKHGVQIYEHTTVTDVEEDASLHVRTYGDGPSVTAEHVVVASHFPVYDPGFYFTRLHAERSYAVLVEPEKSYAGGMYISDDTPYRSLRTVLHDGKELILFGGENHKTGQGICTFGHYERLEQFAAETFGIRNIPYRWSAQDLISIDKVPYIGPITGRHERVYVATGFAKWGMTTGTMAGHLLADRITGRDNPHAAIFDPARFKTDPGMKHFIVENVNVAKELISGKVGIVHKKVSDIGEDEGAVVRHNGKRAGAYKDTSGKLFLVDTTCTHLGCEVEWNEGERSWDCPCHGSRFDYAGHVIEGPAVEDLKVLDAQE from the coding sequence ATGAGCGACAATCAGCAGCCCAAGACGGGTTTGCCCCCGGTCCCGGAATCACTGTGGCGTGCGACGCATGAATTCGATGCCTATCCAAAACTGACCGAAGATATCACTGCCGATGTAGCGATTATCGGTGCTGGTATTGCCGGGATTACTACAGCATATCTGCTCGCACAGACGGGTATGCGTGTGGTCGTGCTGGAGGCTGGAAAAGTACTGGATGGCACGACCGGACATACCACAGCCAAAGTATCTGCACAGCACGGCGTCATATTTGATGAAATTATGCATCACTTTGGACAAGAGCAGGCCCGGATGTACTATGAAGGCAATGCTGAAGCAGCCAAGTGGATGCGTAATTTGGTGAAGGAAAAGCAGATTGATTGCCAGTGGGCAGAAGAAGATGCCTACGTCTACATTCAGTCAGAGGAAAACATTAAAAAACTGGAAATCGAGCTGACCGCCTATGGCAAACTCAATATTCCTGGTGAATGGGTAGATCCACTCCCTATTCCAGTTCCCGCAAGGGCAGGTATTCGCATGCCGGGTCAGGCACGTTTTGATCCGCTGGCCTACCTGCACTACTTGCTCGATTCTGCTGTGAAACACGGGGTGCAAATCTACGAGCATACAACAGTTACGGATGTAGAGGAAGATGCTTCACTGCATGTCAGAACTTATGGAGATGGCCCATCCGTAACAGCGGAACACGTTGTCGTGGCTTCTCATTTTCCCGTCTATGATCCCGGATTCTATTTCACGCGGTTACACGCGGAACGATCCTACGCCGTATTAGTCGAGCCGGAGAAATCGTATGCGGGTGGCATGTACATCTCTGACGATACACCGTACCGCTCCCTGCGTACCGTCTTACATGACGGAAAAGAACTTATTCTCTTCGGCGGCGAAAATCACAAAACCGGACAAGGCATCTGCACCTTCGGTCACTATGAACGCCTGGAGCAGTTCGCAGCGGAGACATTTGGCATTCGCAACATTCCATATCGCTGGTCAGCTCAGGATCTGATCTCCATTGACAAGGTGCCTTACATTGGACCAATTACCGGAAGACATGAACGTGTCTATGTGGCGACCGGGTTTGCCAAATGGGGGATGACGACTGGCACGATGGCAGGTCATCTTCTCGCGGATCGCATTACTGGACGTGATAATCCACATGCTGCTATATTCGATCCAGCTAGATTCAAAACCGATCCTGGCATGAAACATTTTATCGTGGAAAATGTGAATGTAGCCAAGGAATTAATCTCCGGTAAAGTAGGCATTGTGCACAAAAAGGTGAGTGATATTGGCGAAGATGAAGGAGCTGTCGTTCGTCATAATGGTAAACGGGCTGGCGCCTACAAGGACACCAGTGGCAAACTGTTTCTGGTGGATACAACGTGCACCCATCTGGGGTGCGAAGTGGAATGGAACGAAGGCGAGCGGTCATGGGATTGTCCATGTCATGGTTCCCGCTTCGATTATGCAGGCCATGTCATTGAGGGCCCTGCTGTGGAAGACCTTAAAGTTCTCGACGCACAAGAGTAA
- a CDS encoding PadR family transcriptional regulator, producing MNVNIQFKKGVLELCVLVLINRQDRYGYELAQAVSKHIEVAEGALYPLLRRLVNDGYCTTYLQESTEGPPRKYYRLSDTGRAYMTALTTEWNDFVRNVANLIEEGTPNE from the coding sequence GTGAATGTGAACATCCAGTTCAAAAAAGGAGTATTGGAGCTGTGCGTCCTGGTATTGATTAACCGTCAGGATCGTTATGGCTACGAACTGGCTCAGGCGGTCTCCAAACATATCGAAGTTGCTGAAGGTGCACTGTATCCCTTGCTTCGCCGACTTGTGAATGACGGTTACTGCACTACCTACCTGCAAGAATCAACTGAAGGACCGCCACGTAAGTATTACCGACTGTCCGATACAGGTCGCGCCTACATGACGGCACTAACTACAGAGTGGAATGATTTTGTGCGCAATGTCGCAAATCTGATTGAGGAAGGAACTCCTAATGAATAG
- a CDS encoding DUF1700 domain-containing protein — MNRQQFMQAMEVHLRPMDPQERAELLSDYDQHFELGLREGRLEEEIARELGQPEEIAKEALGDRYDVHTPGSDAFYAPTYRDMRSPRNSTRATRNFFTAIGLLFLNLILGIPLGLMMWSVWLVIASLSLLVLAPVAAVVDFVFLSQLDKAEIFVAIGAFGVGICFAIASKYVFKAFKIVTLQYIRWNKNTMKGDVSA, encoded by the coding sequence ATGAATAGACAACAATTTATGCAGGCCATGGAAGTTCATCTACGGCCGATGGACCCGCAGGAACGGGCGGAATTACTCTCGGACTATGATCAACATTTCGAGCTTGGACTACGAGAAGGCAGACTGGAAGAAGAGATCGCTCGGGAACTCGGACAGCCGGAAGAGATCGCCAAGGAAGCACTCGGTGATCGATATGACGTGCATACCCCGGGTTCGGATGCGTTCTATGCACCGACGTATCGCGACATGCGATCTCCCAGAAACAGCACCAGAGCCACTCGCAACTTCTTCACAGCCATAGGCCTGTTGTTCCTGAATTTGATCCTTGGTATCCCTCTTGGTCTCATGATGTGGTCGGTATGGCTTGTTATTGCCAGCCTTTCCTTGCTGGTGTTGGCTCCTGTGGCAGCGGTTGTGGATTTCGTATTCCTGAGCCAACTCGATAAAGCAGAGATCTTCGTTGCAATTGGCGCATTCGGTGTCGGCATTTGTTTTGCCATTGCATCCAAGTACGTTTTTAAAGCCTTTAAAATCGTCACTCTTCAATATATTAGATGGAATAAAAACACGATGAAAGGGGATGTTTCTGCATGA
- a CDS encoding DUF4097 family beta strand repeat-containing protein, producing MSTKKWLALAVICIGIGLLGTSIYGVQFGDEREHYSKRWDFKADELQNMIMNANFSADIEFVVSPDSNGYIEVDGKWDPAVVKSFEQATLSNGTFQLSQTERQRLQFFTLYWNDQDSTITVALPEGHQLNEVKLDSSSSDWDLTGLNANQLELNNTSGSIRLENIKAPNIELALTSGDINASMINGDMTVKQTSGSFTADQIVGQVNSEIKSGDIEITELNGAADVQFTSGSIHIEQSHSAPINASGTSGDIFIQAAPDFDGIYDAKATSGSVDVPESPMVSREVIKARTSSGSIEITK from the coding sequence ATGAGTACCAAGAAATGGCTTGCTTTGGCCGTGATATGTATCGGAATAGGTTTGCTTGGGACATCCATCTATGGGGTTCAGTTCGGAGATGAACGGGAGCATTACTCCAAACGATGGGATTTCAAAGCGGATGAATTGCAGAACATGATCATGAATGCTAATTTCAGTGCGGATATTGAATTTGTCGTAAGCCCGGATTCGAATGGTTATATCGAAGTGGATGGCAAATGGGACCCTGCCGTAGTCAAAAGCTTCGAACAAGCCACCTTATCCAACGGCACATTCCAACTGTCTCAGACAGAACGTCAACGATTGCAATTCTTTACCCTGTATTGGAATGATCAAGACTCCACAATAACGGTTGCCCTGCCTGAAGGACACCAGTTAAATGAGGTTAAGCTGGATTCATCTTCAAGTGACTGGGATCTGACAGGTCTGAATGCCAATCAGCTTGAGCTGAACAACACCTCAGGTTCCATTCGTCTGGAAAACATCAAGGCGCCCAATATTGAATTGGCTCTAACTTCGGGTGACATTAACGCTTCCATGATTAATGGAGACATGACCGTGAAACAGACATCCGGAAGCTTCACTGCTGATCAGATAGTCGGTCAAGTAAACAGTGAAATTAAATCAGGAGATATTGAGATCACTGAATTGAATGGTGCGGCCGATGTTCAATTCACCTCGGGTAGCATTCATATTGAACAGTCCCATTCCGCCCCAATTAATGCGTCTGGAACATCAGGAGATATTTTCATTCAAGCTGCACCTGATTTTGACGGAATCTATGATGCTAAGGCTACTTCCGGAAGTGTAGATGTACCTGAATCGCCAATGGTAAGCCGGGAAGTGATCAAGGCCCGTACTTCTTCTGGCAGCATCGAGATTACCAAATAG
- a CDS encoding 3-ketoacyl-ACP reductase, whose amino-acid sequence MELKNKTAIITGAGKGIGRAIAEALAKEGVHLGLIARTASDLQALQQSLSQEYGVKVTSAVADISDRTQAEAAVAAIEMELGAVDILINNAGIGKFGTFMEMEPEEWERILHVNVMGTYYVTRAVLPSMIKESSGSIINIASTAGERGFATGSAYCASKFALLGMTESLMQEVRKSNIRVTALTPSTVNTELATNAGLKIGDEDRMMQAEDVAELALATLKLSDRVFVKTAGIWTTNPQ is encoded by the coding sequence ATGGAACTTAAAAATAAAACAGCTATCATCACAGGTGCCGGTAAAGGTATCGGCCGTGCGATCGCTGAAGCACTTGCCAAAGAAGGTGTACACCTCGGGCTTATTGCACGTACCGCTTCCGATCTTCAGGCTCTGCAACAGTCTCTGAGTCAAGAATACGGTGTGAAAGTAACCAGTGCTGTAGCAGATATCTCGGATCGCACGCAGGCGGAAGCCGCTGTAGCAGCCATCGAGATGGAACTCGGTGCGGTGGATATCCTTATCAATAATGCGGGGATCGGAAAGTTCGGGACGTTCATGGAGATGGAGCCGGAAGAGTGGGAGCGCATCCTGCATGTTAACGTTATGGGTACATATTACGTTACACGCGCTGTCCTTCCGAGCATGATCAAGGAAAGTAGCGGCAGTATTATCAATATTGCTTCCACTGCAGGTGAGCGCGGATTCGCTACAGGTTCAGCTTACTGCGCATCCAAGTTTGCGCTACTCGGCATGACCGAATCCCTGATGCAGGAAGTGCGCAAGTCCAACATTCGTGTAACAGCACTGACACCAAGCACAGTCAATACGGAGCTTGCGACCAATGCCGGACTGAAAATTGGCGACGAAGATCGCATGATGCAAGCGGAAGATGTAGCAGAACTTGCACTCGCAACGCTCAAGCTGTCCGACCGTGTCTTTGTTAAAACAGCAGGCATCTGGACGACCAATCCGCAATAG
- a CDS encoding cupin domain-containing protein, giving the protein MDIGLAIRTIRKQKQITIMQMCEGTGLSKGFISNVENNKTSPSIATLESIADYLEVPLPYLLLTPEQRMNVVRKNERKETTAGSGQIKVQQLTAKGAMRMSIVELPPGASTGVSKHAGEESHLVLQGKIRAEQCEDVEILEAGDSFTWNAVVPHEVTNIGEEPAVVLIAVSKELGLDHL; this is encoded by the coding sequence ATGGATATTGGTTTGGCTATTCGTACGATCCGCAAACAGAAACAGATTACGATCATGCAGATGTGCGAGGGAACGGGGTTGTCCAAAGGTTTTATCAGCAACGTGGAAAATAACAAAACGTCACCTTCCATTGCTACGCTTGAAAGTATTGCGGATTATCTGGAAGTTCCACTTCCCTATTTGCTGCTGACACCGGAGCAACGGATGAACGTGGTGCGTAAGAACGAGCGCAAGGAAACGACGGCTGGAAGTGGACAGATTAAAGTGCAGCAGCTTACCGCTAAAGGTGCAATGCGCATGTCCATTGTGGAGTTACCGCCAGGCGCATCGACCGGGGTTAGCAAACATGCCGGGGAGGAAAGTCATCTGGTGTTGCAGGGCAAGATTCGTGCGGAGCAATGCGAAGATGTGGAAATTCTTGAAGCGGGGGATTCGTTTACCTGGAATGCAGTTGTGCCCCATGAAGTGACCAACATCGGTGAGGAACCTGCGGTGGTGCTCATCGCTGTGTCCAAAGAATTGGGTTTGGATCATTTATAG
- a CDS encoding glyoxalase superfamily protein — protein sequence MLKRIVPILRIFDENKAREFYLEYLGFQLDWEHRFEQDMPLYMQVSLDSIVIHLSEHHGDCTPGAALRVETDNLDAFHGALRQKEYKHARPGIEETPWNSREMTVTDPFGNRIIFVEASAE from the coding sequence ATGTTAAAGCGTATCGTGCCTATTCTGAGAATATTTGATGAAAATAAAGCTAGAGAGTTTTACCTTGAATACCTGGGTTTCCAATTGGATTGGGAACATCGATTTGAGCAAGATATGCCCTTATACATGCAGGTTTCGCTCGATTCCATCGTGATTCATCTGTCCGAACATCATGGAGATTGTACACCTGGAGCTGCCTTGCGCGTGGAAACAGATAACTTGGATGCATTCCATGGTGCACTTCGTCAGAAAGAGTACAAACATGCGAGACCCGGTATCGAAGAGACACCGTGGAATTCAAGAGAAATGACCGTGACGGATCCGTTTGGCAACCGGATTATATTTGTTGAGGCAAGCGCCGAATAA
- a CDS encoding alpha/beta hydrolase-fold protein, whose translation MNSPYIHEVRLPSHYNSDQRYPVIFALHGMGSDEQDMLRLMEPLQSDFIIVAIRGPIVQGSGYAYFQIKSIGNPIRELYDASVLGLQQLIVDLSAKYAIDPTRRYIAGFSQGAIMAMTLSLIMGDAIKGIVAMSGYIPQFVKDEYKLQPDSELSVFISHGDQDHLFPLQLGEDNADFFRQHTTHVTYVPYNGGHQVTPDLYQQFQHWLRTDANLINEDSKGLNS comes from the coding sequence ATGAATTCTCCTTATATACATGAAGTCCGATTACCGTCCCATTACAATTCAGATCAGCGTTATCCCGTAATCTTCGCCTTACATGGTATGGGATCAGATGAGCAAGATATGCTTCGTTTGATGGAGCCCCTTCAGTCGGATTTTATTATCGTCGCCATCCGTGGACCTATCGTTCAGGGTAGTGGTTATGCTTATTTTCAGATCAAAAGCATTGGCAACCCTATCCGTGAATTGTATGATGCCTCCGTGTTGGGACTGCAACAGCTAATTGTTGATCTGTCCGCCAAATATGCGATTGATCCCACGCGGCGTTATATCGCCGGATTCAGCCAAGGCGCCATTATGGCGATGACCCTATCGCTGATCATGGGAGATGCAATTAAAGGCATCGTAGCCATGAGTGGATACATCCCGCAATTTGTGAAAGACGAGTACAAGCTGCAACCCGATTCGGAGCTGTCTGTGTTCATCTCACATGGAGATCAGGACCATCTATTCCCGCTCCAACTGGGCGAAGATAACGCCGATTTCTTCCGTCAACATACCACTCACGTCACATATGTACCATACAACGGTGGGCACCAGGTGACCCCTGATCTATATCAACAATTCCAACATTGGCTTCGGACGGATGCGAACCTGATTAACGAAGACTCGAAAGGACTGAATTCATAA
- a CDS encoding class III extradiol ring-cleavage dioxygenase, translating to MMPSLFIAHGAPSLALEENVYTEFLQKLGQELPKPKAIVLFSAHWESTTQLVSSVANYETIYDFGGFQPELYQIKYPAQGHAETTAEVERLFAGAGIPVQTDDVRGLDHGAWVVLRLLYPDADIPVIALSVNRYLTGEQQYQVGQALASLREQDILVIGSGGTVHNLRRLNWESNGVDPWASEFDNWLHDKLVSWDTESLFAFDKLAPSAQAAVPTPEHFVPLLLAMGAGDQNKRASLLFKAYQYGNLSLSCWKFD from the coding sequence ATGATGCCATCCCTGTTTATTGCTCACGGTGCCCCATCACTGGCACTGGAGGAGAATGTGTACACCGAATTTCTACAGAAACTCGGACAAGAACTGCCGAAACCCAAAGCAATTGTATTGTTCTCTGCTCACTGGGAATCCACAACTCAGCTTGTATCCTCGGTAGCCAATTACGAAACCATCTATGATTTTGGCGGTTTCCAGCCTGAATTGTACCAGATTAAATACCCCGCTCAAGGACATGCAGAGACTACAGCCGAGGTGGAGCGTCTATTCGCGGGAGCTGGGATTCCGGTACAAACGGATGATGTTCGTGGCCTGGATCACGGCGCTTGGGTTGTTCTACGCCTGCTCTATCCAGATGCGGATATTCCCGTAATTGCCTTGTCCGTGAATCGATATCTGACAGGTGAGCAGCAATATCAGGTTGGACAAGCACTCGCTTCCTTGCGTGAGCAAGACATTCTCGTCATTGGCAGCGGTGGAACCGTCCACAATCTACGTCGATTGAACTGGGAAAGTAACGGTGTTGACCCGTGGGCATCAGAGTTTGATAACTGGCTGCATGACAAGCTGGTGAGCTGGGATACGGAGTCTCTCTTCGCCTTCGACAAGTTGGCACCTTCAGCTCAAGCTGCCGTGCCTACGCCGGAGCATTTTGTACCGCTGTTGCTCGCCATGGGTGCGGGAGATCAGAACAAGCGAGCATCGCTCCTGTTCAAAGCCTATCAGTATGGCAACCTTAGTCTGTCCTGCTGGAAGTTTGATTAA
- a CDS encoding SMI1/KNR4 family protein: MPEQRISELMDELDVLLEEKVQDEENRELLEAYREFDGVTDEQLDAFEREHGIRLPADFRAFYKCKNGSGYGFHVLYPSLEEGRESEPFYLLSLEKIQKEQSTLVENRLDDYYTEEEIRELDPRIKPYLFQKKWITFGMLGGGSLYLMFDFDPTEQGTVGQIIMYVHDPDFVYYVAGTFTELLEQSNRNLRALEAIEY; this comes from the coding sequence ATGCCGGAACAACGTATATCTGAATTGATGGATGAACTGGATGTTTTGCTAGAGGAAAAGGTACAAGATGAGGAAAACCGAGAGCTCTTAGAGGCATATCGCGAGTTTGATGGCGTGACGGATGAGCAGCTTGACGCATTCGAGCGTGAACATGGTATTCGATTACCTGCTGATTTTCGTGCATTCTATAAATGTAAAAATGGGAGTGGTTATGGCTTTCACGTCTTGTATCCAAGCCTTGAGGAAGGACGAGAATCCGAGCCATTTTACCTGTTATCCCTGGAAAAGATTCAAAAGGAACAGTCCACGCTGGTGGAGAACCGCCTGGATGATTATTATACCGAGGAAGAGATCCGTGAGCTTGATCCCCGAATCAAACCCTACCTTTTTCAAAAGAAATGGATCACGTTTGGCATGCTTGGAGGTGGCTCACTGTATCTGATGTTCGACTTTGATCCGACAGAGCAAGGAACGGTTGGACAGATTATTATGTACGTACATGATCCGGATTTTGTATATTATGTCGCTGGGACGTTTACCGAACTATTGGAACAGTCCAATCGGAATTTACGTGCCTTGGAGGCTATCGAGTACTGA